From a single Nitrospirota bacterium genomic region:
- a CDS encoding two-CW domain-containing protein, whose product MNCWEFKKCGREQGGVKEKELGPCPAYPDNGRRCARVAGTLCGGKVQGTFAVKLANCMQCEFYKSEHYLKG is encoded by the coding sequence ATGAACTGCTGGGAATTCAAGAAGTGCGGCAGAGAGCAGGGCGGGGTAAAGGAGAAAGAGCTCGGGCCGTGCCCGGCGTACCCCGACAACGGAAGGAGGTGCGCCCGGGTAGCCGGAACTCTCTGCGGAGGGAAAGTGCAGGGCACCTTTGCGGTGAAGCTCGCCAACTGCATGCAGTGCGAGTTCTACAAGAGCGAGCATTACTTGAAAGGGTAG
- a CDS encoding heavy metal translocating P-type ATPase, with translation MVKEKVFEAGGLLRGSSGPALETFLRRQPGVHRAEASYMSETVTVAYDEDVVTESAVRDLIGQCGYHCRGEVLPRHVCAPDQGAVGHRPPVLAREHFGHAPPGEEKAVSGEAAETAHEMGHGGGMSLEEMVRDVRRRFWVTFVLAVVITVYSPIGAEVLGVNPPVPFNIPVDIIMFVLATPAVLWGGQMFFVGAYRALKNRVLDMSVLVALSVGAGYLFSIGATFLFESEMFYEAAVVLLAFILFGHWMEMRARAGASDAIRALLDLAPPKATVIRDNRPVEVPTSEVLADDIVLIRPGDKVPVDGVVVEGESSVDESMITGESLPVRKRTGDVVTGATLNKTGAFRFRATKVGADTALAQIVKLVQIAQNSKAPAQRLADRAAQWLVAAAVVFGLATFAGWYWVAGAGLIFALTLAITVVIIACPDALGLATPTAVMVGTGLGALNGILFKNATALEQASKVQAVIFDKTGTLTVGEPRVVEVAAAGNPLSEAELLQLVASAEQSSEHPLAQAVVEHAKELNIELSAATGFEAVPGHGLRATVNGRTVLVGNRKLMRDSNIALDGLGERAAGLEGAGRTVVYAAVDEKSAGIIAIADALRPASKETVTELRRLGVQVAMLTGDNRATAERIAAELGIQTVFAEVLPGHKADKVKELQGQGKLVAMVGDGINDAPALAQADVGIAIGAGTDVAMETADLVLMKSDPFDVLGAIALSRATVRKMRQNLWWAAGYNIIAFPIAAGVFYPAFGLLLRPWIAALSMSGSSLLVAINALLLKWARLPGLRRVKG, from the coding sequence ATGGTGAAAGAGAAAGTTTTTGAGGCCGGAGGTCTGCTGCGGGGCAGCTCCGGCCCTGCGCTCGAAACCTTTCTGCGCCGGCAGCCGGGCGTGCATCGCGCCGAAGCGAGCTATATGAGCGAGACCGTCACCGTCGCGTACGATGAAGACGTCGTTACGGAAAGCGCCGTTCGCGATCTTATCGGGCAGTGCGGGTATCATTGCCGGGGCGAGGTGCTGCCGCGGCATGTCTGCGCACCGGATCAGGGCGCGGTCGGGCATCGTCCGCCGGTGCTGGCACGGGAGCATTTCGGCCACGCTCCTCCCGGAGAGGAAAAGGCGGTCTCCGGCGAGGCAGCGGAGACGGCGCACGAAATGGGCCACGGCGGCGGCATGAGCTTAGAGGAGATGGTGCGCGATGTCCGCCGCCGCTTCTGGGTTACGTTTGTGCTCGCGGTTGTCATCACCGTATACTCCCCCATAGGCGCCGAGGTGCTGGGCGTCAACCCGCCGGTTCCGTTCAACATACCCGTAGACATCATAATGTTCGTCCTGGCGACGCCTGCAGTGCTCTGGGGCGGGCAGATGTTTTTCGTCGGTGCGTACCGCGCCCTCAAGAACCGTGTCCTGGACATGTCGGTGCTGGTAGCGCTTTCGGTGGGTGCAGGCTATCTCTTCAGCATCGGGGCGACGTTTCTGTTCGAGAGCGAAATGTTCTATGAGGCGGCGGTAGTGCTGCTGGCGTTTATCCTGTTCGGCCACTGGATGGAGATGCGCGCCCGCGCCGGGGCATCGGACGCGATCCGGGCGCTGCTCGATCTTGCGCCGCCGAAAGCGACCGTCATTCGCGATAACCGTCCGGTCGAGGTGCCTACGTCGGAAGTCCTGGCGGACGATATCGTTCTGATCCGTCCCGGCGATAAAGTCCCCGTCGACGGGGTCGTGGTCGAGGGCGAATCCAGCGTTGACGAATCGATGATCACCGGCGAGAGCCTGCCGGTCAGGAAGAGGACGGGCGACGTCGTCACCGGAGCAACCCTGAACAAAACGGGCGCCTTCCGCTTTCGCGCCACGAAGGTGGGAGCGGATACGGCCCTTGCCCAGATCGTCAAGCTCGTGCAGATAGCGCAGAATTCAAAAGCGCCGGCGCAACGGCTGGCCGACAGGGCCGCACAATGGCTGGTAGCGGCAGCGGTAGTATTCGGATTGGCTACTTTTGCCGGGTGGTACTGGGTTGCCGGAGCCGGCCTTATCTTTGCCCTGACCCTCGCCATAACCGTTGTCATCATCGCCTGTCCGGACGCATTGGGGCTTGCCACCCCGACAGCGGTCATGGTGGGCACCGGGCTCGGCGCCCTGAACGGCATCCTTTTCAAAAATGCAACCGCGCTCGAGCAGGCGTCCAAGGTGCAGGCGGTCATTTTCGATAAGACCGGCACCCTTACGGTCGGCGAACCCCGGGTGGTGGAGGTGGCGGCAGCCGGTAATCCCCTTTCAGAAGCCGAGTTGCTGCAGCTGGTTGCCTCAGCCGAACAATCGAGCGAGCACCCTCTGGCTCAAGCTGTTGTCGAGCATGCAAAGGAACTGAATATCGAACTTTCAGCGGCAACCGGGTTCGAGGCCGTTCCCGGCCACGGCCTGCGGGCTACGGTGAACGGCCGGACAGTGCTCGTCGGCAACCGCAAGCTCATGCGCGATAGCAATATCGCACTGGACGGCTTAGGCGAGCGGGCGGCGGGCCTGGAGGGAGCCGGACGGACGGTAGTGTACGCTGCGGTCGACGAAAAGTCGGCGGGTATTATCGCTATTGCGGACGCCCTCCGGCCCGCATCGAAGGAGACCGTTACGGAGTTGCGCAGGTTGGGTGTTCAGGTGGCGATGCTGACCGGAGACAACCGGGCTACGGCTGAACGCATTGCGGCCGAGTTGGGTATCCAGACCGTCTTTGCCGAGGTATTGCCCGGCCACAAGGCGGACAAGGTCAAGGAGCTCCAGGGGCAGGGAAAGCTTGTCGCTATGGTGGGCGACGGAATTAACGACGCGCCGGCGCTCGCGCAGGCCGATGTCGGCATCGCCATCGGCGCAGGCACCGATGTGGCGATGGAGACGGCGGACCTGGTGCTGATGAAGAGCGATCCCTTCGATGTGCTCGGCGCAATCGCCCTCAGCAGGGCCACCGTGAGGAAAATGAGACAGAACCTGTGGTGGGCCGCCGGGTACAATATCATCGCCTTCCCGATTGCCGCCGGGGTGTTCTACCCGGCGTTCGGGCTGCTGCTGAGACCCTGGATCGCTGCGCTCTCGATGTCCGGCAGCTCGCTGCTCGTTGCGATCAATGCGCTGCTGCTGAAGTGGGCGCGCCTGCCCGGTCTGCGGCGTGTCAAAGGGTAA
- a CDS encoding EAL domain-containing protein → MKHRDYFVVALLLLGIFAADMLTPLGSAVWLLYLFPLFLVSRVGQRLQLVLFLLLSTALTIVGLFASPPGITSAIGTLNRIGFLFVLWTMSFLFWRIRAAESALEDVNRELQESGHELLSVQERFSIATEAARIGIHDYDVASGAIRWDRRVRELWGVGPDEPVTYEMFIAGLHPDDRVSTQAAVDKALDPRGDGRYHAEYRVINRKDGITHWVEAAGQVFFADGRAVRLVGTVEDITERKRIEDALRQSEERFRKVFEEGPLGIGLVGADYRFSKVNGRFCQMVGFSEEELKARTPFDITHPDDIEKDTELASRLYEGSIPYFSMDKRYIRKDGGIIWVILTASLIRADDGTPLYFLGMIEDITERKRSEEQLRRSKELSDALNRINAAIHSTLDIDTIMRRVVVEAAAALNADASSIGLFQDDYFVVKYGYNVPDGLIGQRVPSKEIKGVHYAASVRDVVAFDSALDDERLNVELLQRLGARSLMVVPFIARGTVFGALSFYCLASQCSFSDMHIDFGRKLSASLSLVLEDARLFAEVKAAQEHASFFADALENSSQPFASICPDGTFMIFNKAFVDLTGYSTEELRSMTMMDLTPPEWHGHEARILEELHRTGQPQLFQKEYIRKDGTRIPLELKVHQVTDERGDVLYHYAFITDITDRRRREEEVRHMAHHDALTGLPNRRLFADILGLELAKARRSQGRFAVLFLDLDRFKYINDTLGHDIGDELLNMVAERLRGSVRESDIVSRMGGDEFNILLADIAHPEDIITVARKIIDSFREPFAVKKHTLHISTSIGISICPDDALDSESLFKNADIAMYHAKELGGSTYQFYDAAMNIRTVERMRLESWLRQALIRGELEVYYQPQITTDTRQVVCAEALVRWRHPEKGLLDPEHFIPLAEETGFISAIDEWVLRTACAQVREWQETGLPPLCVTVNLSAKQFQKADLVERVTRILEETGLDPVHLDLEITESVAMKNLEHTVPTMTRLSAMGVGIAIDDFGTGYSSLNYLKKLPIHKLKIDRSFVRDIAADSDDRTIVKAVTALAHNMKLRVIAEGVETEEQLEFLKSVGCQEMQGYLFSRPLPAKELGELIAEGR, encoded by the coding sequence ATGAAACACAGAGACTATTTTGTTGTCGCTCTGCTCCTCCTCGGCATTTTCGCTGCCGATATGCTCACCCCTCTGGGATCTGCCGTGTGGCTGCTCTATCTGTTCCCGCTTTTCCTCGTATCGCGCGTCGGCCAGAGATTGCAGCTCGTTTTATTCCTGCTCCTCAGCACCGCACTCACCATCGTAGGGCTCTTCGCGTCCCCTCCGGGAATAACATCGGCAATCGGGACTCTCAATCGCATAGGGTTTCTCTTCGTCCTCTGGACGATGTCCTTTCTTTTTTGGCGCATCAGGGCGGCAGAGAGCGCTCTTGAAGACGTGAACAGGGAGCTGCAGGAGAGCGGGCATGAGCTGCTGAGCGTTCAGGAGCGGTTTTCCATTGCGACCGAGGCCGCCCGGATCGGCATCCATGACTACGACGTGGCTTCCGGGGCGATCCGCTGGGACCGGCGCGTGAGGGAGCTGTGGGGCGTGGGGCCGGATGAGCCGGTCACCTATGAGATGTTCATCGCAGGGCTGCACCCCGACGACCGCGTCTCCACCCAGGCGGCGGTGGACAAGGCCCTCGACCCCCGGGGCGACGGGCGGTACCATGCCGAATACCGCGTCATCAACCGCAAAGACGGCATAACGCATTGGGTCGAGGCTGCAGGGCAGGTCTTTTTCGCGGACGGTCGCGCCGTACGGCTTGTAGGTACGGTCGAGGACATTACCGAGCGCAAGCGGATAGAGGATGCCTTGCGGCAGAGCGAGGAGCGGTTCCGGAAGGTTTTTGAAGAGGGGCCTCTCGGCATAGGACTCGTGGGAGCGGATTACCGTTTCAGCAAGGTCAATGGCAGGTTCTGCCAGATGGTCGGTTTCTCCGAGGAAGAGCTCAAGGCGCGTACTCCCTTCGACATCACCCATCCCGACGACATCGAAAAGGACACTGAGCTGGCATCCCGCCTTTATGAGGGAAGCATCCCCTATTTCTCCATGGATAAGCGCTATATACGGAAAGACGGCGGGATCATCTGGGTAATATTGACCGCTTCCCTTATACGGGCCGATGACGGAACGCCGCTCTACTTCCTGGGTATGATCGAAGACATTACCGAGCGTAAGAGGTCCGAGGAGCAGCTCAGGAGGTCAAAAGAGCTCAGCGACGCGCTTAACCGTATCAATGCAGCCATCCATTCAACGCTCGATATCGATACGATCATGCGGCGGGTGGTTGTGGAGGCAGCTGCCGCACTGAATGCCGATGCCTCCTCGATAGGACTGTTCCAGGACGACTATTTTGTCGTGAAGTACGGTTACAACGTGCCCGACGGTCTTATCGGACAGCGTGTCCCGTCAAAAGAGATCAAGGGGGTTCACTATGCCGCGTCGGTGAGGGATGTCGTCGCTTTCGATAGCGCCCTTGACGATGAGCGGCTCAATGTCGAGCTGCTGCAGCGGCTCGGCGCCCGTTCCCTGATGGTGGTCCCCTTTATCGCCCGGGGAACCGTTTTCGGCGCTCTCAGTTTTTACTGTCTGGCATCTCAGTGCAGCTTTTCAGATATGCATATCGATTTCGGCAGGAAGCTTTCGGCATCGCTCTCCCTGGTCCTCGAGGACGCCCGGCTCTTTGCAGAAGTAAAGGCTGCACAAGAGCATGCGTCGTTCTTTGCTGATGCGCTTGAAAACTCCTCGCAGCCGTTTGCCTCGATCTGCCCCGATGGCACGTTCATGATCTTCAATAAGGCATTTGTCGACCTCACCGGCTACAGTACGGAAGAGCTGCGCTCAATGACCATGATGGACCTCACGCCCCCTGAATGGCACGGGCATGAGGCAAGAATACTGGAAGAGCTTCATCGCACAGGGCAGCCCCAGCTTTTCCAGAAGGAATACATCAGAAAGGACGGCACGCGGATTCCCCTGGAACTGAAAGTACACCAGGTCACCGATGAACGAGGAGACGTACTGTATCATTATGCTTTCATTACCGATATAACCGACCGCAGGAGGAGAGAGGAGGAGGTCAGGCACATGGCCCACCACGACGCGCTCACGGGGTTGCCGAACCGCCGGCTCTTCGCGGATATCCTCGGCCTGGAGCTGGCCAAAGCGAGGAGAAGCCAGGGGCGGTTCGCCGTGCTCTTCCTCGACCTCGACCGGTTCAAATACATCAACGACACCCTGGGCCATGATATCGGCGATGAGCTTCTGAACATGGTTGCCGAGCGGCTGAGGGGCAGTGTCAGGGAGTCGGATATCGTGTCCCGTATGGGAGGCGATGAGTTCAACATCCTCCTGGCAGATATAGCACATCCGGAAGACATCATCACCGTTGCGCGGAAGATCATAGACTCCTTCAGAGAGCCTTTTGCGGTCAAAAAGCATACCCTCCATATCAGTACCAGCATCGGCATCAGCATCTGTCCCGACGATGCCCTGGACAGCGAGTCCCTGTTCAAGAATGCCGACATCGCGATGTACCATGCGAAGGAGCTGGGCGGCAGCACTTACCAGTTCTATGATGCGGCCATGAACATCCGGACCGTCGAGCGCATGCGCCTCGAAAGCTGGCTGAGACAGGCGCTCATCCGGGGGGAGCTGGAGGTCTATTACCAGCCCCAGATCACGACCGATACGCGACAGGTGGTCTGTGCCGAGGCCCTGGTCCGCTGGAGGCATCCCGAGAAAGGGCTGCTCGACCCTGAGCACTTCATCCCCCTTGCTGAAGAGACCGGGTTCATTTCAGCTATCGATGAATGGGTCCTGAGGACTGCCTGCGCCCAGGTGAGAGAGTGGCAGGAAACCGGCTTGCCGCCGCTCTGTGTCACCGTGAATCTGTCGGCCAAGCAGTTCCAGAAGGCCGACCTCGTAGAGCGGGTCACCCGGATACTGGAAGAGACCGGGCTCGATCCCGTGCATCTCGATCTCGAGATTACCGAGAGCGTAGCGATGAAAAACCTGGAGCATACGGTTCCTACCATGACCAGACTATCCGCAATGGGAGTAGGGATTGCCATTGACGACTTCGGAACCGGCTATTCATCGCTGAACTACCTGAAGAAGCTTCCTATCCATAAGCTCAAGATAGACCGGTCCTTTGTCCGGGATATTGCTGCGGATTCCGACGATCGGACCATAGTCAAGGCAGTGACTGCCCTGGCTCATAACATGAAGCTCAGGGTGATTGCCGAGGGTGTGGAGACAGAGGAACAGCTCGAGTTCCTCAAGTCGGTAGGCTGCCAGGAGATGCAGGGATACTTGTTCAGCAGGCCGCTGCCGGCGAAGGAGCTCGGAGAGCTGATTGCCGAGGGCCGGTAG
- a CDS encoding two-CW domain-containing protein gives MAKKNCWEEKKCGRQPGGEKVVEYGECPAVGCFKAHRVNDGINGGRACWAITGTYCGGTVQGTFASKMRDCANCDFFDRVAKEEKKLVPAHKILEIIGS, from the coding sequence ATGGCTAAGAAGAACTGCTGGGAAGAGAAGAAGTGCGGCCGCCAGCCCGGAGGAGAGAAGGTAGTGGAATATGGTGAATGCCCCGCTGTCGGCTGTTTCAAGGCTCACCGAGTCAATGATGGCATCAACGGTGGTCGTGCCTGCTGGGCAATTACCGGGACCTATTGCGGCGGTACGGTGCAAGGCACTTTTGCCAGTAAGATGAGAGACTGTGCAAACTGTGATTTTTTTGATCGTGTGGCAAAGGAAGAAAAGAAGTTAGTCCCGGCTCATAAGATATTAGAGATCATCGGCTCCTAG
- a CDS encoding ATP-binding protein: MDDEALENIFVPFYTKKSTGTGLGMPIAKKIVEGHQGKLHVTSQPGRGTEIVLELPYKR, encoded by the coding sequence ATGGATGACGAGGCGCTCGAGAATATCTTCGTTCCCTTTTATACCAAGAAGAGTACCGGCACCGGCCTCGGCATGCCTATCGCCAAAAAGATAGTGGAGGGACATCAGGGGAAACTCCATGTGACCAGCCAGCCGGGAAGAGGGACCGAAATAGTGCTAGAATTGCCTTATAAACGATAA
- a CDS encoding type II glyceraldehyde-3-phosphate dehydrogenase, with amino-acid sequence MERTKVRVAVNGYGVIGKRVADAVALQDDMELAGVADVVYDYRIRVAVERGYPVYASAPEKRAVMEDAGIPVAGTLDDLLKQVDIVVDCTPKKVASANKERYAAAGVKAVFQGGEKHELAGYSFVAQVNYDGALNRDFVRVVSCNTTAICRVTHALHKQGLVKRARGVILRRGTDPWESHKNGMINTAIPETKVPSHQGPDARTVIPDLDITTMAGAGPYNLSHLHYLMLETTRRVHLDELRHSLWESSRIAFIRAVDGLVALNAVIEMMRDLKRPRGDMWEVAVWDDALAADDREVYITYQVHNEAIVIPEAIDAIRAMTGIETDWRTSVEKTDRSLGIVKSFLPRTIPEEAVHAAMGESLQAAQREFMEEGFKGREEPAEAVPTEAQRR; translated from the coding sequence ATGGAACGCACTAAAGTACGCGTGGCGGTGAACGGGTACGGGGTCATCGGCAAGCGGGTCGCCGACGCAGTGGCGCTGCAGGACGATATGGAGCTCGCCGGGGTCGCCGATGTGGTATACGACTACCGGATCAGGGTGGCGGTCGAGCGCGGCTATCCTGTCTATGCCTCGGCGCCCGAGAAGCGGGCGGTCATGGAAGACGCCGGCATCCCCGTCGCCGGCACGTTAGACGACCTGCTGAAGCAGGTGGATATTGTCGTCGATTGCACACCCAAGAAGGTGGCCTCCGCCAATAAGGAGCGCTACGCGGCGGCAGGGGTGAAAGCCGTCTTCCAGGGAGGAGAGAAGCACGAGCTCGCGGGCTATTCCTTCGTGGCGCAGGTCAATTACGACGGCGCTCTCAATCGCGATTTCGTACGCGTGGTATCGTGCAACACTACGGCTATCTGCCGGGTTACCCATGCACTGCACAAGCAGGGCCTGGTCAAGCGGGCGCGCGGCGTCATCCTCCGGCGCGGGACCGACCCCTGGGAATCACACAAGAACGGCATGATCAATACCGCCATCCCGGAGACAAAGGTCCCCAGCCATCAGGGGCCCGACGCCCGGACGGTCATCCCCGACCTCGACATCACCACGATGGCCGGGGCTGGCCCGTACAACCTGAGCCATCTTCATTATCTCATGCTGGAGACTACGCGCAGGGTGCACCTGGACGAGCTGCGTCACTCCCTCTGGGAGTCGTCCCGCATCGCCTTCATCCGCGCAGTCGACGGGTTGGTAGCGCTCAATGCGGTGATAGAGATGATGCGCGACCTCAAGCGCCCGCGGGGCGATATGTGGGAGGTGGCGGTCTGGGACGACGCGCTCGCCGCCGACGACCGGGAAGTATATATCACCTATCAGGTCCACAACGAGGCGATCGTCATTCCCGAGGCGATCGACGCCATACGGGCGATGACCGGCATCGAAACGGACTGGAGAACGTCCGTCGAGAAGACCGATCGGTCGCTGGGGATAGTCAAGAGCTTCCTCCCCCGCACTATTCCCGAAGAGGCTGTTCACGCAGCCATGGGCGAATCGTTGCAGGCGGCGCAGCGGGAGTTCATGGAAGAGGGATTCAAAGGAAGAGAGGAGCCGGCGGAGGCGGTCCCGACCGAGGCGCAGCGGCGATAG